From one Eulemur rufifrons isolate Redbay chromosome 23, OSU_ERuf_1, whole genome shotgun sequence genomic stretch:
- the AKTIP gene encoding AKT-interacting protein isoform X1, producing the protein MNPFWSMSTSSVRKRSDGEEKTLTGDVKTSPPRTAPKKQLPSIPKNALPITKPTSPAPAAQSTNGTHASYGPFYLEYSLLAEFTLVVKQKLPGVYVQPSYRSALMWFGVIFIRHGLYQDGVFKFTVYIPDNYPDGDCPRLVFDVPVFHPLVDPTSGELDVKRAFAKWRRNHNHIWQVLMYARRVFYKIDTASPLNPEAAVLYEKDIQLFKSKVVDSVKACTARLFDQPKIEDPYAISFSPWNPSVHDEAREKMLTQKKKPEEQHNKSVHVAGLSWVKPGSVQPFSKEEKTAAT; encoded by the exons ATGAACCCTTTCTGGAGCATGTCTACAAGCTCTGTACGCAAA CGATCTGATGGTGAAGAGAAGACATTGACAGGGGACGTGAAAACCAGTCCTCCACGAACTGCGCCAAAGAAACAGCTGCCTTCTATTCCCAAAAATGCTTTGCCCATAACTAAGCCTACGTCTCCTGCCCCAGCAGCACAGTCAACAAATGGCACGCATGCTTCCTACGGACCCTTCTACCTGGAATACTCTCTTCTTGCGGAATT TACCTTGGTTGTGAAGCAGAAATTACCAGGCGTCTATGTGCAGCCCTCTTACCGCTCTGCATTAA tGTGGTTTGGAGTGATATTTATTCGGCATGGACTTTATCAAGACGGTGTGTTTAAGTTTACAGTTTACATCCCTGATAACTATCCAGATGGTGACTGTCCA CGCTTGGTGTTTGATGTTCCTGTTTTTCACCCGCTAGTTGATCCCACCTCAGGTGAACTGGATGTGAAGAGAGCATTTGCAAAGTGGAG GCGGAACCATAATCATATTTGGCAAGTATTAATGTATGCAAGGAGAGTTTTCTACAAGATTGATACAGCAAGCCCCCTAAACCCAGAGGCTGCAGTACT GTATGAAAAAGatattcagctttttaaaagtaaagtggTTGACAGTGTTAAGGCATGCACTGCTCGTTTGTTTGACCAACCTAAAATAGAAGACCCCTATGCAATTAG CTTTTCTCCATGGAATCCTTCTGTACATGACGAAGCCAGAGAGAAGATGCTGACTCAGAAA AAGAAGCCTGAAGAACAGCACAATAAAAGTGTTCATGTTGCTGGCCTGTCATGGGTAAAGCCTGGCTCAGTACAACCTTTcagtaaagaagagaaaacagcagCAACTTAA
- the AKTIP gene encoding AKT-interacting protein isoform X2, which yields MNPFWSMSTSSVRKRSDGEEKTLTGDVKTSPPRTAPKKQLPSIPKNALPITKPTSPAPAAQSTNGTHASYGPFYLEYSLLAEFTLVVKQKLPGVYVQPSYRSALMWFGVIFIRHGLYQDGVFKFTVYIPDNYPDGDCPRLVFDVPVFHPLVDPTSGELDVKRAFAKWRRNHNHIWQVLMYARRVFYKIDTASPLNPEAAVLYEKDIQLFKSKVVDSVKACTARLFDQPKIEDPYAISFSPWNPSVHDEAREKMLTQKKPEEQHNKSVHVAGLSWVKPGSVQPFSKEEKTAAT from the exons ATGAACCCTTTCTGGAGCATGTCTACAAGCTCTGTACGCAAA CGATCTGATGGTGAAGAGAAGACATTGACAGGGGACGTGAAAACCAGTCCTCCACGAACTGCGCCAAAGAAACAGCTGCCTTCTATTCCCAAAAATGCTTTGCCCATAACTAAGCCTACGTCTCCTGCCCCAGCAGCACAGTCAACAAATGGCACGCATGCTTCCTACGGACCCTTCTACCTGGAATACTCTCTTCTTGCGGAATT TACCTTGGTTGTGAAGCAGAAATTACCAGGCGTCTATGTGCAGCCCTCTTACCGCTCTGCATTAA tGTGGTTTGGAGTGATATTTATTCGGCATGGACTTTATCAAGACGGTGTGTTTAAGTTTACAGTTTACATCCCTGATAACTATCCAGATGGTGACTGTCCA CGCTTGGTGTTTGATGTTCCTGTTTTTCACCCGCTAGTTGATCCCACCTCAGGTGAACTGGATGTGAAGAGAGCATTTGCAAAGTGGAG GCGGAACCATAATCATATTTGGCAAGTATTAATGTATGCAAGGAGAGTTTTCTACAAGATTGATACAGCAAGCCCCCTAAACCCAGAGGCTGCAGTACT GTATGAAAAAGatattcagctttttaaaagtaaagtggTTGACAGTGTTAAGGCATGCACTGCTCGTTTGTTTGACCAACCTAAAATAGAAGACCCCTATGCAATTAG CTTTTCTCCATGGAATCCTTCTGTACATGACGAAGCCAGAGAGAAGATGCTGACTCAGAAA AAGCCTGAAGAACAGCACAATAAAAGTGTTCATGTTGCTGGCCTGTCATGGGTAAAGCCTGGCTCAGTACAACCTTTcagtaaagaagagaaaacagcagCAACTTAA